Proteins from a genomic interval of Sulfurimonas sp. HSL3-2:
- a CDS encoding deoxyguanosinetriphosphate triphosphohydrolase codes for MRADERFFGVDNDFRSPFSRDRDRIIHSGSFRKLEYKTQVFLNHEGDFFRTRLTHSIEVSQIARSISNNLGLVEALAESIALAHDLGHTPFGHIGGDTLDICLKKDGYTNGFEHNFQSFRVVSSLEKRYKAFDGLNLSFATLEGILKHSYPYKKAFLPAIIDEQFNLSTHPSIEAMVVDRADEIAYISHDIDDGINSGLITFDDLKESELVSLILKKVHDEGIDKQNDEMFRYRFSSHLINHLVYSLLDYSRDKVDNTVVLSATIDAKESIPIGFDKELETQIKKLKKLLFQKLYQSKDITRKMYAGKQAIKGLYSALMEDENMLPNYYKELLHVRKKHRVVADYIASMSDRYAIKLYNELYGRI; via the coding sequence ATGAGAGCAGACGAGCGTTTTTTCGGTGTAGATAATGACTTTCGTTCGCCTTTTTCAAGAGACCGTGACCGGATCATCCATTCGGGCAGTTTTAGAAAACTGGAGTATAAGACACAGGTCTTTTTAAACCATGAGGGAGACTTTTTTCGTACTCGTCTTACTCACTCCATAGAGGTCTCGCAGATCGCCCGTTCGATATCAAACAATCTGGGACTTGTGGAAGCACTTGCAGAGTCTATCGCCCTCGCACATGACTTAGGTCATACTCCTTTTGGCCACATCGGCGGCGATACACTTGATATCTGTTTGAAAAAAGATGGATATACAAACGGTTTTGAGCATAACTTTCAAAGCTTTAGAGTCGTTAGTTCGCTTGAGAAAAGATATAAGGCTTTTGACGGATTAAATCTCTCTTTTGCAACACTTGAAGGGATATTGAAACATTCATATCCATATAAAAAAGCCTTCCTCCCTGCCATAATCGATGAACAGTTCAATCTCTCCACCCACCCTTCAATAGAGGCGATGGTCGTCGACCGTGCCGATGAGATAGCATATATAAGCCATGATATAGATGACGGCATAAACTCGGGACTTATTACATTTGATGACCTAAAAGAGAGTGAACTGGTCTCTTTGATACTCAAAAAAGTTCATGATGAAGGGATAGATAAGCAAAACGACGAGATGTTTAGATACCGTTTCAGCTCACACCTTATTAATCACCTCGTCTACTCTCTTTTGGACTACTCTAGAGATAAGGTCGATAATACAGTAGTATTAAGCGCTACAATAGACGCAAAAGAGAGCATTCCAATAGGGTTTGATAAAGAGCTTGAAACGCAGATCAAAAAGCTTAAAAAACTGCTTTTTCAAAAGCTATACCAGAGTAAGGACATCACAAGAAAGATGTATGCCGGTAAACAGGCGATAAAGGGTCTGTACAGTGCTTTGATGGAGGATGAAAATATGCTTCCAAACTACTATAAAGAACTCTTACATGTAAGAAAAAAACATAGAGTCGTGGCTGATTATATCGCTTCTATGAGCGACAGATATGCGATAAAGCTTTATAATGAGTTATATGGGAGAATATAG
- a CDS encoding FAD-dependent thymidylate synthase, translated as MENMYGIEYSKPEVVLLQDTGIGVAEAAARTCYDSFENSENEVIKCIEHTLPDETMCCDINSIEESSLLDDLAWTYFHHSILEHANLSYLVRGTSRGVLQEHARHRIQAISVRSTRYTMSSVINAFVASLEDADAKEFFTQKVLAFDMFVTCDEAYNRIEIGGMFDKLSYQLKMVEDFYSIAVAKSSLPLLDMHKGDSQALFNALQEGKKKRNVGDAFKHIITDNVKVDMVVTFNLRSLKNYFTLRDSGAAYFQIKWLAQEMMRVTPKKYLDLIIKKGKSDA; from the coding sequence ATGGAAAATATGTATGGAATCGAATACTCTAAGCCGGAAGTAGTCCTTTTACAAGATACGGGCATAGGCGTTGCGGAAGCAGCGGCAAGAACTTGCTACGACTCGTTTGAAAACAGCGAGAACGAGGTCATAAAGTGCATTGAACACACTTTACCCGATGAGACTATGTGCTGTGATATAAACTCGATTGAAGAGTCCTCTTTGTTAGATGATCTTGCTTGGACATATTTTCACCACTCTATCTTAGAACATGCAAATCTCAGCTACCTCGTCCGCGGGACAAGCCGCGGGGTACTTCAAGAACACGCACGCCACCGTATACAGGCGATCTCGGTAAGAAGTACGAGATACACTATGAGCTCTGTTATAAATGCGTTTGTAGCATCGCTTGAAGATGCGGATGCCAAGGAGTTCTTTACACAAAAAGTCCTTGCTTTTGATATGTTCGTGACTTGTGATGAAGCATATAACCGCATAGAGATAGGCGGGATGTTCGACAAACTTTCTTATCAGCTGAAAATGGTGGAAGATTTTTACTCCATTGCCGTTGCAAAGAGCTCACTTCCTCTTTTAGATATGCATAAAGGTGATTCGCAAGCACTTTTTAATGCGCTTCAGGAAGGGAAAAAGAAACGTAATGTGGGAGATGCTTTCAAGCATATCATAACAGATAATGTCAAAGTGGATATGGTGGTGACGTTTAACCTAAGAAGCCTCAAAAACTACTTTACGCTTAGAGACAGCGGTGCTGCATACTTCCAGATCAAGTGGCTGGCACAAGAGATGATGAGAGTTACACCGAAAAAATATTTAGACTTGATAATCAAAAAAGGAAAATCAGATGCGTAA
- a CDS encoding carbon-nitrogen hydrolase family protein, whose protein sequence is MRPLCSLSFKTTSDYEENLTTLLNLIKETPEDALVVAPEVCLTGFDYDNFDQVTAFAPHAIDEIKKVSIKRIVVLTIIEKKEDKIYNTAKIFHNGKVVHERGKARLFRFGGEHNYFTESSDEDVKIIEVEGLKLGVLICFELRFKELWKKLEGADIIVTPSWWGALRSEHFKVITQSLAIINQCYVVASDSANDECTQLSGIITPFGKDERNENRACLTALYDKKEVQTMRRYLDVGIG, encoded by the coding sequence ATGCGTCCTTTATGTTCACTCTCTTTTAAAACGACTTCGGACTATGAAGAAAATCTCACTACGCTTTTAAACCTTATAAAAGAGACTCCAGAAGATGCTTTGGTCGTTGCACCGGAAGTGTGCCTGACAGGATTTGATTATGACAACTTTGATCAGGTCACAGCGTTTGCCCCGCATGCTATAGATGAGATAAAAAAAGTTTCAATAAAACGGATAGTCGTTTTGACTATCATAGAAAAAAAAGAGGATAAGATCTATAACACGGCAAAGATCTTTCATAACGGTAAAGTCGTACATGAGAGAGGAAAAGCCCGTCTTTTTCGTTTTGGCGGCGAACATAACTACTTTACGGAATCAAGCGATGAGGATGTAAAGATAATCGAAGTAGAAGGTTTAAAACTCGGTGTTTTGATCTGTTTTGAACTCCGTTTTAAAGAGTTATGGAAAAAGCTGGAGGGTGCGGATATCATTGTGACTCCCTCTTGGTGGGGAGCACTCCGTTCTGAGCATTTTAAAGTCATAACACAAAGTTTGGCGATCATCAACCAGTGTTATGTCGTAGCAAGTGACAGTGCTAACGATGAGTGTACGCAACTAAGCGGAATCATCACGCCTTTTGGTAAAGATGAGCGAAATGAGAATAGAGCTTGCTTAACAGCTCTATATGATAAAAAAGAGGTGCAGACGATGCGCCGGTATTTGGATGTAGGTATTGGATAA
- a CDS encoding protein-L-isoaspartate(D-aspartate) O-methyltransferase, with product MDNITAMKTARLAQEIEKKFSISKEVYEAISKTNREAFVPRGFTHNAYKLDALPMGSAQWISSPLTVAKMTEYLKPQGADRVLEVGCGSGYQAAVLSHLFRGVFTIERIESLMIEAKQRFRTLGINNVHTRTDDGQNGWIQYAPYDRILFSATAKEIPQKLFDQLAEGGVLVAPLQKGNKQVITRFTKRGASIAKEELEECDFVPILDGVQKY from the coding sequence TTGGATAATATAACAGCGATGAAAACAGCGCGTTTGGCGCAGGAGATAGAAAAAAAGTTCTCTATCTCAAAAGAGGTGTATGAAGCCATCTCAAAAACAAACCGTGAGGCTTTTGTTCCCCGCGGATTTACACATAATGCATATAAACTCGACGCTCTTCCTATGGGCTCGGCACAGTGGATAAGTTCCCCCTTAACTGTCGCGAAGATGACTGAGTATCTTAAACCGCAGGGAGCCGACAGAGTCTTGGAGGTCGGTTGCGGAAGCGGATATCAGGCTGCTGTTCTTTCACATCTTTTTCGCGGAGTGTTTACGATAGAACGTATCGAATCGTTGATGATAGAGGCAAAACAGCGTTTTAGGACGTTAGGCATAAACAATGTCCATACAAGGACTGATGACGGGCAAAACGGATGGATACAGTACGCACCTTATGACAGGATACTCTTCTCGGCTACTGCAAAAGAGATACCGCAGAAACTGTTTGATCAGCTTGCTGAGGGCGGAGTGCTGGTCGCACCGCTTCAAAAAGGAAATAAACAGGTGATCACCCGTTTTACAAAAAGAGGCGCCTCAATAGCAAAAGAGGAGCTTGAAGAGTGTGACTTCGTGCCTATCTTGGACGGTGTACAAAAGTACTAG
- a CDS encoding HAMP domain-containing sensor histidine kinase, producing the protein MLKLHRYFLYNFLGLYIATLLVTSVVSYFALKSIILENSKKELIDIINIIDQNLPNIQNIGQFIKNIHTVSEKRITIVDDKGNVVAETNYDKLKMENHLKRVEILQAKESTYGSSIRESATLHHQFLYVAKYIKYKDTYRYIRVAQNLNVLEEEFYSIYIKIILVYAVFILIALFITNKISKRVNYDIDQIAVYLNEISNKNYKAIVKTKYFHEFLHISLLLKNLVKKLANREKKKRKNEAKLRLINKQRNDILSAISHEFKNPVAAIMGYTETIRDDEDINIQIRNKFLDKILSNAKKISTMIDRLALSIKLENNDLSITATEFDIYDMCVDTANNLKAKYKERDIDLNIEHCKVFADKTMIELVLINLVDNALKYSEDNVEIKISDCVLSVNDHGVGFDSSEIDKITSKFYRVKTNSWDNSMGLGLAIVSFILKLHNTELIIKSEPNVGSSFGFDLKPLAK; encoded by the coding sequence TTGTTAAAACTTCATAGATATTTTTTATATAATTTTCTTGGGCTGTATATCGCTACACTTCTTGTAACATCGGTCGTAAGCTATTTTGCACTCAAGTCCATTATCCTTGAAAATTCGAAAAAAGAGCTTATTGACATCATAAACATCATAGATCAAAATCTGCCTAACATCCAAAATATAGGACAGTTTATAAAAAATATCCATACCGTATCGGAAAAACGTATAACGATAGTCGATGATAAGGGAAATGTTGTAGCGGAGACGAACTATGACAAACTGAAGATGGAAAACCATCTTAAAAGAGTCGAGATACTGCAGGCAAAAGAGTCGACTTACGGATCATCCATAAGAGAGTCCGCAACACTTCACCACCAGTTCTTATATGTAGCGAAATATATAAAATACAAAGACACCTACAGATACATAAGAGTAGCTCAAAATCTAAATGTCTTAGAAGAGGAGTTTTACAGCATATATATTAAGATAATACTTGTATATGCCGTTTTCATCCTGATTGCACTGTTTATCACGAACAAGATAAGTAAAAGAGTCAACTATGATATCGATCAGATAGCAGTATATTTAAATGAGATATCGAACAAAAACTACAAAGCGATAGTGAAAACAAAGTATTTTCATGAATTTTTACATATCTCGCTGCTGCTCAAAAACCTTGTAAAAAAACTGGCAAACCGCGAAAAGAAAAAAAGAAAGAACGAAGCGAAACTCAGACTTATTAACAAACAGAGAAATGACATTCTCTCGGCGATCTCTCATGAGTTTAAAAACCCTGTCGCTGCCATCATGGGATATACCGAGACTATTCGCGATGATGAAGATATCAATATCCAAATACGCAATAAATTTTTAGACAAGATCCTTTCAAATGCCAAAAAAATATCTACGATGATAGACAGACTGGCTCTCTCCATAAAATTAGAGAACAACGACCTTTCTATAACAGCGACCGAATTTGATATCTATGACATGTGTGTCGATACCGCCAACAACTTAAAAGCAAAATATAAAGAGCGTGATATAGACCTGAACATCGAACACTGTAAGGTATTTGCGGATAAAACGATGATAGAGCTTGTACTGATAAACCTTGTGGATAATGCACTTAAGTACTCTGAAGACAATGTAGAGATAAAGATATCCGACTGCGTGTTGTCGGTAAATGACCATGGTGTAGGTTTTGACAGCTCCGAGATCGACAAGATCACTTCAAAGTTTTACAGAGTAAAGACAAACAGTTGGGATAATTCTATGGGTCTTGGTCTTGCGATCGTCTCGTTTATCCTGAAACTTCATAACACGGAACTTATCATTAAAAGCGAACCAAACGTCGGTTCATCTTTTGGTTTCGATCTAAAACCGTTGGCAAAATGA
- a CDS encoding ribonucleotide-diphosphate reductase subunit beta: MLNRKKIYNPESKEHVNERQIFGGNPTGIFELNNIKYQWAYNLWEVMLNNTWFPKEVDLTRDANDYKNLTDSEKTAYDKALSQLIFMDSLQTNNIIDNINPYVTAPEVNLILVRQSFEEALHSQSYAVMVDSISQNSDEIYDLWRKDMMLKHKNDAIAAVYEQLSKDPSETNFLKACFANQILEGIYFYSGFTYIYTLARSGKMLGSAQMIRFIQRDEVTHLVLFKNLINTLRRDKPYLFTEKLKADVIDMFKKAVELESNWGQYITQGQILGLTNEIVDQYIKFLADERLTSVGFEKIYNVSNPIKWVDDFAKFNDQKTNFFEGTVTNYSKGSLNFDDF; the protein is encoded by the coding sequence ATGCTTAACAGAAAAAAGATATATAATCCAGAGTCAAAAGAACATGTTAATGAGCGTCAGATATTTGGCGGGAATCCTACGGGGATCTTCGAGTTAAATAACATCAAATATCAGTGGGCTTATAACCTGTGGGAAGTTATGTTAAATAACACCTGGTTCCCTAAAGAGGTCGATCTTACTCGCGATGCCAATGATTATAAAAATCTTACAGACTCGGAAAAAACTGCTTATGATAAAGCTCTCTCCCAGCTTATTTTTATGGATTCACTCCAGACAAACAACATCATCGACAATATAAATCCGTATGTGACTGCTCCCGAGGTCAATCTTATCTTGGTCCGCCAGTCATTCGAAGAGGCACTTCACTCTCAAAGTTACGCCGTTATGGTCGACTCGATCTCACAAAACTCGGATGAGATATATGATCTTTGGCGTAAAGATATGATGCTAAAACATAAAAATGATGCGATCGCTGCTGTATATGAGCAGCTATCAAAAGATCCTAGTGAGACAAACTTCTTAAAAGCATGTTTTGCGAATCAGATCCTAGAAGGGATCTATTTTTACAGTGGGTTTACATACATCTACACTCTGGCACGTTCTGGGAAGATGCTTGGTTCAGCGCAGATGATTCGTTTTATTCAGCGTGATGAAGTGACTCACCTTGTACTGTTTAAAAACCTTATCAACACTCTTCGCCGAGATAAACCGTATCTTTTCACAGAGAAATTAAAAGCTGACGTTATAGATATGTTTAAAAAGGCTGTTGAACTTGAAAGCAACTGGGGGCAGTATATTACTCAAGGGCAGATACTCGGTCTTACAAACGAGATAGTCGATCAGTACATAAAATTCTTAGCCGATGAGCGTTTGACTTCTGTCGGATTTGAGAAGATATATAATGTGTCAAACCCTATTAAATGGGTCGATGACTTTGCTAAGTTCAATGATCAAAAAACAAATTTCTTTGAGGGAACAGTGACAAACTACTCAAAAGGAAGTTTGAATTTTGATGATTTCTAG
- the flgE gene encoding flagellar hook protein FlgE: protein MLKSLYSGVSGLQSHQIAMDVESNNIANVNTVGFKYSRANFSNLLAQVNQIATAPQGDLGGKNATQVGLGTTISSMTRIHSQGSVQNTDKNTDVAIQGDGFFIVSGDAGKTLQYTRSGDFKFDAAGNFVDNNGFVIQGWLRDETTGKVDSTAPITSISIPPGLTTPAKASTQITLKANLNSGDTVQSFSAIDGLDAFSSAIDLNRDGILDQSDSLATPQAAYDNLPYADGDANVLTNPDRINENTPTHIFTDSNGKIIERGENMGIMTNESGESFLLQSGSVPGQGQGEWVGFRTASVTSTNATAAGAIALAAGDIVVNGISVPAITTGAANTAEQNAIAIAAAINTLKSTTGVTAIAVDTGGGTKDHIQLVNDNTNTSKNVNVTIAGAGAASGLTSADDDTPMKQYRYTDGSVNPVGWDTTASTYYFTTSEDLREGMQQLVRNNLPLGGAVTDATNNADLLADTNHITAAGTGPTVTVDSSGKFQIHNPDTGGTNYDLNVLVTSIIDANTTENVKFNQTIQSISGALPAGSLGTRSSQSFNVPTHSSSIDVFDSLGSKHTVKIDFRKSEFNPTTGSTWKVMITVPEPGVINVAGGATGIPTNIVEGTVSFTAGGALSTFTPPSIDFTANNGSTPNQSINLAVGTANSFDGLTSFDSKSATSGISQDGYTGGDLVGIRIDQSGTLVGSFSNGRSFGLAQIAMAKFANNEGLASEGGNVYSQSANSGDPIIGTAANGGRGFIQSSALEASNVDLSRALTQLIIIQRGFQANGKTITTSDQLLQTLIGLKQ, encoded by the coding sequence ATGTTAAAATCATTATATTCTGGTGTATCAGGACTTCAATCGCATCAAATAGCGATGGATGTCGAATCTAATAATATAGCAAACGTCAATACTGTAGGTTTTAAGTATTCACGTGCGAACTTCTCAAACCTTCTAGCACAGGTAAATCAGATAGCGACTGCCCCTCAAGGTGATCTTGGCGGTAAAAATGCTACTCAAGTCGGTCTTGGTACTACTATTAGTTCCATGACACGTATCCACTCACAGGGTTCTGTGCAAAATACCGATAAAAATACCGACGTTGCCATTCAGGGTGACGGATTCTTTATCGTCAGCGGCGATGCAGGAAAAACTCTGCAGTACACTCGTTCTGGTGACTTTAAATTCGATGCTGCAGGTAACTTCGTAGATAACAACGGATTTGTTATTCAAGGTTGGTTACGTGATGAGACAACAGGTAAAGTCGATTCGACTGCACCTATCACATCTATCAGTATCCCGCCTGGACTTACGACTCCGGCAAAAGCAAGTACACAGATCACGCTAAAAGCAAACCTAAACTCGGGTGATACCGTACAAAGCTTCAGTGCTATTGACGGACTTGATGCGTTTTCATCAGCAATTGACTTAAACCGTGACGGAATACTTGATCAAAGTGATTCTCTTGCGACGCCTCAAGCAGCATATGACAACCTGCCGTATGCTGACGGCGATGCAAATGTTCTAACGAATCCTGATCGCATCAACGAGAATACTCCGACGCATATCTTTACGGACAGCAACGGTAAGATAATCGAGCGCGGCGAGAACATGGGTATCATGACAAACGAAAGCGGTGAAAGCTTCTTACTACAAAGCGGTTCTGTACCTGGTCAGGGACAAGGTGAATGGGTAGGCTTTAGAACTGCATCCGTAACATCGACAAATGCAACAGCAGCAGGTGCTATAGCTCTTGCAGCGGGAGATATCGTAGTCAACGGAATATCCGTTCCTGCCATCACAACGGGAGCTGCAAATACAGCTGAGCAAAATGCAATAGCAATAGCTGCAGCTATCAATACTCTAAAATCGACTACGGGAGTAACAGCAATAGCCGTTGATACGGGTGGTGGTACAAAAGACCATATCCAGCTGGTAAACGACAATACGAACACATCTAAAAACGTCAATGTCACTATTGCCGGTGCCGGTGCTGCTTCAGGACTGACAAGTGCTGATGACGATACTCCGATGAAACAGTACAGATATACTGACGGTTCTGTAAACCCGGTTGGCTGGGATACAACGGCAAGTACGTACTATTTTACGACGAGTGAAGACCTTCGTGAAGGTATGCAGCAGCTTGTACGTAACAACCTACCTCTTGGCGGTGCAGTTACTGATGCTACAAATAATGCAGACCTTTTAGCAGATACAAATCATATTACAGCAGCGGGTACGGGTCCAACCGTCACTGTTGACAGTTCTGGAAAATTTCAGATACATAATCCTGATACAGGCGGTACGAACTATGATCTAAACGTGCTTGTAACAAGCATCATAGATGCAAATACGACCGAAAACGTGAAATTTAACCAAACGATTCAATCTATAAGCGGAGCACTTCCGGCAGGAAGTCTGGGAACTCGTTCATCTCAAAGTTTTAACGTTCCGACGCATTCGTCTAGTATAGATGTATTTGATTCACTTGGTTCAAAACATACGGTAAAAATAGACTTTAGAAAATCGGAGTTCAATCCGACGACGGGAAGTACTTGGAAAGTTATGATCACGGTTCCTGAACCGGGTGTCATTAACGTTGCCGGCGGAGCTACTGGTATCCCGACTAATATTGTCGAAGGTACTGTAAGTTTTACAGCGGGCGGTGCACTTTCTACGTTTACACCACCGAGTATAGACTTTACGGCAAACAACGGTTCTACTCCTAACCAAAGTATCAATCTTGCAGTCGGTACGGCAAACTCATTTGACGGACTTACAAGTTTTGACAGTAAATCTGCGACATCGGGTATCAGTCAAGACGGTTACACAGGCGGGGATCTAGTCGGTATCCGTATCGATCAAAGCGGTACGCTTGTCGGATCATTCAGTAACGGTAGAAGTTTTGGTCTTGCACAGATCGCTATGGCGAAATTTGCGAACAACGAGGGTCTTGCATCAGAGGGTGGAAACGTTTACTCACAATCTGCAAACTCGGGTGACCCGATTATCGGTACGGCAGCAAACGGCGGACGCGGATTTATCCAAAGTTCTGCGCTTGAAGCATCAAACGTCGACCTTTCACGTGCACTGACTCAGCTTATCATCATCCAAAGAGGTTTCCAGGCAAACGGTAAAACGATCACGACTTCGGATCAGCTTCTTCAGACTCTTATCGGTCTAAAACAATAA
- the typA gene encoding translational GTPase TypA yields the protein MQKIRNIAVIAHVDHGKTTLVDGLLEQSGTFGAHEQHDERAMDSNALEKERGITILSKNTAIRYKDYKINIIDTPGHADFGGEVERVLKMVDGVLVLVDAYEGVMPQTKFVVKKMLALGKKPIVVINKIDKPSAEPDRVVDEMFDLFAAMDATEDQLDFPVIYAAARNGIAKLDMADEDGNFECIFETILSQIPEPEGDKDNPVQAQVFTLDYDNYVGKIGISRIFNGTIKKGSNIVLAKADGEFVKGRITKLIGFHGLNRMEIEEAEAGDIVAFAGLETVDVGDSVCDPNNPMPLDPMHIEEPTLSVVFSVNDSPLAGTEGKHVTSNKIKDRLEAEMQTNVAMRFEVVGEGKFKVSGRGELQITVLAENMRREGFEFGISRPEVIVREIEGVKCEPFEHLVIDVPEEFGGTVIERLGKRKAEMKSMIPMGEGFQRIEFEIPARSLIGFRGQFLTDTKGEGIMNHSFLEFRPFSGTVESRQYGALISMEDGVALAYSLFNLQDRGVLFVSPQEKVYEGMVVGEHSRSNDLAVNPIKGKAQSNVRSSGADEAIKLVPPRNNSLERALEWIEDDELLEVTPLNIRIRKRYLTENERKRHARK from the coding sequence TTGCAAAAGATTAGAAATATCGCCGTAATCGCGCACGTTGACCACGGTAAAACAACGTTAGTCGATGGATTATTGGAACAATCAGGAACATTCGGTGCTCACGAGCAACATGATGAAAGAGCAATGGATAGCAATGCACTTGAAAAAGAAAGAGGGATCACGATCCTTTCTAAAAACACTGCTATTCGCTATAAAGACTATAAGATCAACATTATAGATACTCCGGGCCACGCCGATTTCGGTGGAGAGGTCGAGCGTGTTCTTAAGATGGTCGATGGTGTTTTAGTTCTAGTTGACGCGTATGAAGGTGTTATGCCTCAAACAAAATTCGTTGTTAAAAAGATGCTTGCACTTGGTAAAAAGCCTATCGTCGTTATCAACAAGATCGACAAACCTTCAGCTGAGCCTGATCGTGTTGTTGATGAGATGTTCGACCTTTTTGCTGCAATGGATGCAACAGAAGATCAACTTGACTTCCCTGTAATCTATGCTGCTGCACGTAACGGTATAGCAAAACTAGACATGGCTGATGAAGATGGTAACTTCGAATGTATCTTCGAGACTATCCTTAGTCAGATCCCAGAGCCTGAAGGTGATAAAGACAATCCTGTTCAAGCACAGGTATTTACACTTGACTATGATAACTACGTTGGAAAGATCGGTATTTCTCGTATCTTCAACGGTACTATCAAAAAAGGCAGTAACATCGTTCTTGCAAAAGCGGACGGTGAGTTTGTTAAAGGTCGTATCACAAAACTTATCGGTTTCCACGGTCTTAACCGTATGGAGATCGAAGAAGCGGAAGCGGGCGATATCGTTGCATTCGCAGGTCTAGAGACTGTTGATGTTGGAGACAGTGTTTGTGATCCTAACAACCCTATGCCTCTTGACCCGATGCACATCGAAGAACCGACACTTAGCGTTGTTTTCTCTGTAAATGATTCTCCACTAGCTGGAACAGAAGGGAAACACGTTACATCTAACAAGATCAAAGACCGTTTAGAAGCTGAGATGCAGACTAACGTTGCTATGAGATTTGAAGTTGTCGGTGAGGGTAAATTTAAAGTTTCAGGACGTGGTGAACTACAGATCACTGTCCTTGCTGAAAATATGCGTCGTGAAGGTTTTGAATTCGGTATCAGCCGTCCGGAAGTTATCGTTAGAGAGATCGAAGGCGTAAAATGTGAGCCATTCGAGCACCTTGTAATCGACGTTCCTGAAGAGTTCGGCGGTACGGTTATCGAGCGTCTTGGAAAACGTAAAGCTGAGATGAAATCTATGATCCCTATGGGTGAAGGTTTCCAACGTATCGAGTTCGAGATCCCTGCTCGTTCATTGATCGGATTCCGTGGACAGTTCTTGACAGATACAAAAGGTGAGGGGATCATGAACCACTCATTCTTAGAGTTCCGTCCATTCAGCGGTACTGTTGAATCTCGTCAGTATGGTGCACTTATCTCTATGGAAGACGGTGTAGCACTTGCGTACTCACTGTTTAACCTTCAAGACCGTGGTGTACTTTTCGTTTCTCCTCAAGAGAAAGTATATGAAGGTATGGTCGTGGGTGAGCACTCTCGTTCAAACGACCTTGCGGTTAACCCTATTAAAGGAAAAGCGCAGTCAAACGTACGTTCATCTGGTGCAGATGAGGCGATCAAGCTTGTTCCACCTCGTAACAACAGCTTAGAGCGCGCACTAGAGTGGATAGAGGATGATGAACTTCTTGAAGTCACTCCTTTAAATATCCGTATCCGTAAACGTTACTTAACGGAAAACGAACGTAAACGTCACGCTCGTAAATAA
- a CDS encoding response regulator transcription factor has translation MKNLIVIVEDEEDILELIEYSLNKEGFETIGFLNTKNVKELLEEEKVDLIIMDRNLPGVEGSEFIAGLRKDGVQTPVIYLSAKNSDENIEEGFLSGGDDYITKPFNMKELLFRIKAVLKRTKPISALKEISYKDITLKLDSRIVLVDDKKIELTKLEFDLLLTLIQNQNIVLDRDYLLEHVWGNDEIYQDRTVNVAINRLKEKIDPTKEKEYIKSVRGVGYTLY, from the coding sequence ATGAAAAATTTAATCGTAATCGTTGAAGACGAAGAAGATATCTTAGAACTGATCGAATATTCCTTGAACAAAGAGGGATTTGAGACTATAGGTTTTTTAAATACAAAAAACGTCAAAGAGCTGCTTGAAGAGGAAAAAGTGGATCTGATCATTATGGACAGAAACCTTCCAGGTGTGGAGGGAAGCGAGTTTATAGCAGGTCTCAGAAAAGATGGAGTACAGACACCGGTCATCTACCTAAGTGCAAAGAACAGTGACGAGAACATCGAAGAGGGCTTTTTAAGCGGCGGCGATGACTATATCACCAAGCCTTTTAACATGAAAGAACTTCTTTTTAGAATAAAAGCCGTTTTAAAAAGGACAAAACCTATCTCTGCATTAAAAGAGATCTCCTACAAAGATATAACGCTTAAACTTGATTCACGCATTGTCTTGGTCGATGATAAGAAGATAGAGCTTACAAAACTGGAGTTCGATCTTCTGCTTACACTCATCCAAAACCAAAACATCGTGCTTGACAGAGATTATCTGCTGGAACATGTATGGGGCAATGACGAGATTTATCAAGACAGAACGGTCAATGTCGCCATTAACCGCTTAAAAGAGAAGATCGATCCGACAAAAGAAAAAGAGTATATTAAAAGTGTCCGCGGTGTCGGATATACGCTGTATTAA